The stretch of DNA GTGCAGACTTGGGGGAAGATGGTTCGGAGGACTTGGGTTTGCTCATCTGAATGGGATTTCGATACAGAGAAAGGGGACTATTCGATCGTACTTAAAATCTCTTCGGCCAAATGTTGCAGATTTCCGTACGAGGAAATGGCTATTATGCATCATCTATAGTTATGAAGGTATCAGACATTGAAACGGAAGAGCATAATATCTCCTTCTTGGACAATATAATCTTTACCTTCACTGCGCACCAAGCCTTTCTCTTTCGCCGCACTCATAGAACCGTGAGTCACCAAGTCCTCATAGGCAACAGTTTCCGAGCGAATAAATCCGCGCTCGAAGTCCGAGTGAATGACACCTGCAGCTTGGGGCGCAGTCATGCCAGCAGTAATCGTCCACGCCCGAGTTTCTTTCGGTCCGGTGGTTAAATAAGTCCGCAAGCCCAGCAGAGTATAAGTCGCGCGAATCAAGGATTGCAATCCTCCTTCACTAACTCCCAAGCTAGAGAGAAAATCATCTCGGTCTTCTTCCGGCAGTTCGATTAACTCCGATTCTACTTGCGCCGAAATTGTCACGACTTGAGCGTTTTCTTGGGCGGCAATTTGTTTCACCTGTTCTACCCACTCATTGCCTTCAGCTAAATCGTCCTCCGAGACATTCGCCCCATAAATGATCGGTTTCGCCGTTAACAAACCCAAACCCTTAACGCTTTCTTGCTCGTCATCGTTCAAGGAGGCTAAACGAGCCGGTTGCCCTTCATTGAGAATTGCGATCAGTTTTTCTAGAGCATCAACTTCTACCTTCCCATCCTTATTTCCACGGGCTTGCTTGCGCGCTCGATCCAACCGTCGTTCCGCTTGCGCCAAGTCAGATAGAGCCAGTTCTAAATTAATCGTTTCAATATCTCGAGCCGGATCGACAGAACCGGAAACATGAATGATATCATCATCTTCAAAGCATCGAACCACTTGTACGATCGCATCGACTTCGCGAATGTTGGCTAAAAACTGGTTGCCCAGGCCTTCACCCTG from Roseofilum casamattae BLCC-M143 encodes:
- the ychF gene encoding redox-regulated ATPase YchF is translated as MLRAGIVGLPNVGKSTLFNALVANAKAQAANFPFCTIEPNVGVVAVPDERLSVLAKISQSEQIVPTRIEFVDIAGLVKGASQGEGLGNQFLANIREVDAIVQVVRCFEDDDIIHVSGSVDPARDIETINLELALSDLAQAERRLDRARKQARGNKDGKVEVDALEKLIAILNEGQPARLASLNDDEQESVKGLGLLTAKPIIYGANVSEDDLAEGNEWVEQVKQIAAQENAQVVTISAQVESELIELPEEDRDDFLSSLGVSEGGLQSLIRATYTLLGLRTYLTTGPKETRAWTITAGMTAPQAAGVIHSDFERGFIRSETVAYEDLVTHGSMSAAKEKGLVRSEGKDYIVQEGDIMLFRFNV